One segment of Anomalospiza imberbis isolate Cuckoo-Finch-1a 21T00152 chromosome 2, ASM3175350v1, whole genome shotgun sequence DNA contains the following:
- the LOC137469409 gene encoding fibrinogen-like protein 1 encodes MMHWLLLLLLLVSFGSPAPRFSDKDICLLDNNKLRQKLKHLQDLLYLYELQLKDILENTYHRTKSELFSGNRSVQHEMLLPTTSGNLIVYDQDCSAVYGRKSTTSGYYRIRPRADREPFLAFCDMSDGGGWTVIQRRSNGKENFNRKWDDYKLGFGKFQGKNDEYWLGNDHIHDLLARGENSLKIDLMDWHGERRYAIYENFQLANEQENYRLWFGTYSGNAGDALSGGSNFEDQWSASHRGMQFTTFDKDHDQFLAGNCASENKGGWWFNRCHAVNLNGQYYKRGRYSGPHDDGLVWSTWHGMWYSLKYSAMKIRAPFFIDRESGDGENYQGS; translated from the exons ATGATGCACTggttgctgctgctccttctcctggTCAGCTTTGGCTCACCTGCACCCAGGTTTTCG gACAAAGACATCTGCCTCCTAGACAACAATAAATTAAGGCAAAAGTTAAAACATCTTCAAGACTTGCTTTACTTATATGAATTGCAGCTGAAGGACATACTGGAGAACACTTACCACAGAACAAAAAGTGAACTGTTCTCAGGCAACAGGAGCGTGCAGCATGAGATGCTTTTACCCACAACCAGTGGAAATTTGATAGTGTATGACCAAG ATTGCTCTGCAGTGTATGGCCGGAAGAGCACCACAAGTGGCTACTACCGGATCAGGCCCAGAGCAGACCGGGAGCCTTTCCTGGCATTCTGTGACATGTCTGATGGCGGGGGCTGGACTGTCATTCAGCGGCGGAGTAACGGCAAGGAGAATTTTAACAG GAAATGGGATGATTacaaactgggatttgggaaattccagGGCAAGAATGATGAATACTGGCTGGGCAATGACCACATCCATGACCTGCTTGCTAGAG GAGAGAACTCATTAAAGATTGACCTGATGGACTGGCATGGGGAAAGGCGTTATGCAATCTATGAAAATTTCCAGCTTGCAAATGAGCAG GAAAATTACAGGTTATGGTTTGGCACCTATTCTGGTAATGCTGGCGACGCTCTGTCTGGTGGGAGCAATTTTGAAGATCAGTGGTCAGCTTCTCACAGAGGGATGCAGTTCACCACATTTGATAAGGATCACGATCAATTTCTGGCAGGCAACTGTGCTTCAGAAAACAAGGGTGGCTGGTGGTTTAACAG GTGCCATGCGGTAAACCTCAATGGGCAATACTACAAAAGAGGGAGGTACAGTGGACCCCATGATGACGGCTTGGTTTGGTCTACATGGCATGGGATGTGGTACTCACTGAAATATTCAGCCATGAAGATCAGGGCTCCATTCTTTATCGACAGAGAGAGCGGAGATGGTGAGAACTATCAGGGCAGCTGA